A single window of Rhodococcus jostii RHA1 DNA harbors:
- a CDS encoding flavin monoamine oxidase family protein — protein MPTLQRDVAIVGAGPSGLAAATALRKAGLSVAVLEARDRVGGRTWTDTIDGAMLEIGGQWVSPDQTVLISLLDELGLETFDRYREGESVYISASGERTRYTGESFPVDETTRKEMDRLIQILDDLAAQVGAEEPWAHPLARELDTISFKHWLIEQSDDAEARDNIGLFIAGGMLTKPAHSFSALQAVLMAASAGSFSHLVDEDFILDKRVIGGMQQVSIRMAAALGDDVFLNAPVRTVQWSENGAVVLADGDIRVEASRVVLAVPPNLYSRISYDPPLPRRQHQMHQHQSLGLVIKVHAVYETPFWREDGLAGTGFGASEVVQEVYDNTNHEDTRGTLVAFVSDEKADAMFELSEEERRATILGSLARYLGPKAAEPVVYYESDWGSEEWTRGAYAASFDLGGLHRYGKDTRTPVGPFHFSCSDIAAEGYQHVDGAVRMGQRTAADIVARLGK, from the coding sequence GTGCCTACTCTCCAACGTGATGTCGCCATCGTCGGCGCCGGCCCGTCCGGCCTGGCCGCAGCCACCGCGCTGCGCAAGGCGGGGCTGTCCGTCGCGGTCCTGGAGGCGCGCGACCGCGTGGGAGGTCGGACCTGGACCGACACCATCGACGGCGCGATGCTGGAGATCGGCGGCCAGTGGGTCTCCCCCGACCAGACGGTGCTCATCTCGCTGCTCGACGAACTCGGACTCGAGACGTTCGACCGGTACCGCGAGGGTGAGTCCGTCTACATCTCCGCCTCCGGCGAGCGCACCCGCTACACCGGCGAATCCTTCCCCGTCGACGAGACGACTCGCAAGGAGATGGACCGGCTGATCCAGATCCTCGACGACCTGGCCGCGCAGGTCGGGGCCGAGGAGCCCTGGGCGCACCCGCTGGCCCGCGAACTGGACACGATCTCGTTCAAGCACTGGCTGATCGAGCAGTCCGACGACGCCGAAGCCCGCGACAACATCGGCCTGTTCATCGCAGGCGGCATGCTGACCAAGCCCGCTCACTCGTTCTCGGCGCTGCAGGCGGTGCTCATGGCCGCGTCCGCCGGATCGTTCTCACACCTGGTGGACGAGGACTTCATCCTCGACAAGCGCGTCATCGGCGGCATGCAGCAGGTGTCGATCCGGATGGCCGCCGCGCTCGGCGACGACGTCTTCCTGAACGCGCCCGTGCGCACCGTCCAGTGGAGCGAGAACGGCGCAGTCGTGCTGGCGGACGGGGACATTCGTGTGGAGGCGTCTCGCGTCGTGCTCGCCGTCCCGCCGAACCTGTACTCCCGCATCTCCTACGACCCGCCGCTGCCGCGCCGCCAGCACCAGATGCACCAGCACCAGTCGCTGGGACTGGTCATCAAGGTGCACGCCGTGTACGAGACCCCGTTCTGGCGTGAGGACGGTCTCGCAGGCACCGGATTCGGCGCGTCCGAGGTCGTCCAGGAGGTGTACGACAACACCAACCACGAGGACACCCGGGGAACCCTCGTCGCGTTCGTGTCGGACGAGAAGGCCGACGCGATGTTCGAACTGAGCGAAGAGGAGCGCCGCGCCACCATCCTCGGTTCGCTCGCCCGCTACCTCGGACCGAAGGCCGCCGAGCCGGTCGTCTACTACGAGTCCGACTGGGGCTCGGAGGAATGGACCCGGGGCGCGTACGCCGCGAGCTTCGACCTCGGTGGTCTGCACCGGTACGGGAAGGACACGCGGACGCCGGTCGGACCGTTCCACTTCTCCTGCTCGGACATCGCCGCCGAGGGCTACCAGCACGTGGACGGCGCCGTGCGGATGGGTCAGCGCACCGCCGCGGACATCGTCGCCCGCCTCGGCAAGTAG
- a CDS encoding NAD-glutamate dehydrogenase domain-containing protein: MSYTGVIPSTTDTPRPRQDEAAVSSAVLASGGTTPRLRFVDTADALPEPAAVMVWPQGTPLLAELVALFADLGLRVASHEQLPAGEPGSPLVHRFDFSTGDFAWDAETPGLLSDAFEAAAAGHLEVDGFTRLVAAANLTWTDAVLVRAACRYLRQVGLGLSEPNIVAILLRHSDFVRGFRDLFTARFDPAVTGTDRDSAVADAERVLFDAIDRTATLDEDRLLRGLLSFTSAVLRTNWFQHDRTISAAPAAFKIDPSLLSLSAAVTPYREIFVHSPIVEGSHVRSGPVSRGGLRWSDRKDDFRTEVLGLMKTQHVKNSLIVPMGAKGAFVVRTETTPDAVRAAYTSFIDGLLDVTDDIVDGEVVHPRDTVIYDDADPYLVVAADKGTARFSDLANSIATRRGFWLGDAFASGGSAGYDHKAMGITARGGWVSVRRHFAEMGKNVDTDAFTVVGIGDMSGDVFGNGMLLSRAIRLVGAFDHRHIFLDPEPDSEASYRERERLASVAGSSWDDYDRSLVSAGGGVWPRTAKKIPLSPQVRERLGVTATELPPHEVVKALLTADVDLLWNGGIGTYVKASTEGHADAADPANDAVRVEASDVRAAVIGEGGNLGLTQRARIEYALNGGRINADFIDNATGVATSDREVNLKVALDAAVAAGELPAEERNTLLARVQDEIGESVLADAASQTLAISLAEVHAPFLLGRHERLIENLERDAGISRAAEVLPSAAELSARHRAGQGLVRPEIAVLLAQSKNLVVTELLASPVLDDAVFDGVLADYFPASIRERVPQQISGHRLAREIVAVIVAGDMIDRVGPGLIHRLEERLGVGTPEITVAYAVVRQVFDIDRLWNEVLTLPGASHRTRLNLHFGIQDLIERTTSWLLRHRTAGTDAQQLIERFAKPVQELAAALPRLTGAPAQDLGTLRILAQGFALETTAQSLDLPITQVAETYREFGRVVGLDWLSERFSVGETGTAYWEAMAGAVLVDNLQEHWHGLIGLVLRDASPATSAADAVAGWLAEHTTAADRLAQMLGELRSHDRVDNSSICVIDAELSLALTRC; encoded by the coding sequence ATGAGCTATACCGGTGTCATTCCGAGCACGACCGACACACCCCGTCCACGCCAGGACGAGGCCGCCGTGTCGAGCGCGGTCCTGGCGTCCGGAGGGACCACTCCGCGGCTGCGATTCGTCGACACCGCGGATGCATTGCCCGAGCCGGCCGCCGTGATGGTCTGGCCGCAGGGCACCCCGTTGCTCGCCGAGTTGGTCGCGCTGTTCGCGGACCTGGGGTTGCGGGTCGCGTCCCACGAACAGCTGCCCGCGGGCGAGCCCGGCAGCCCGCTGGTCCACCGCTTCGACTTCAGCACCGGCGACTTCGCCTGGGACGCCGAAACTCCGGGCCTGCTGTCCGATGCGTTCGAGGCCGCGGCCGCCGGACATCTGGAGGTCGACGGATTCACCCGGCTCGTCGCCGCGGCGAACCTGACGTGGACGGACGCCGTCCTGGTCCGGGCGGCCTGCCGCTACCTCCGCCAGGTGGGTCTGGGACTGTCGGAACCCAACATCGTGGCGATCTTGTTGCGGCACAGCGATTTCGTGCGCGGTTTCCGCGACCTGTTCACCGCCCGTTTCGATCCCGCCGTCACCGGCACCGACCGCGACAGCGCGGTCGCGGACGCGGAGCGCGTGCTGTTCGACGCGATCGACCGCACCGCGACGCTGGACGAGGACCGTCTGCTCCGCGGCCTGCTGTCGTTCACGTCGGCGGTGCTGCGCACCAACTGGTTCCAGCACGACCGCACGATCAGCGCCGCCCCCGCCGCGTTCAAGATCGACCCGTCGCTGTTGTCCTTGTCCGCGGCCGTGACCCCGTACCGCGAGATCTTCGTGCATTCGCCGATCGTCGAGGGCAGCCACGTTCGCAGCGGTCCGGTCTCCCGCGGCGGCCTGCGGTGGTCGGACCGCAAGGACGACTTCCGCACCGAGGTTCTGGGTCTGATGAAGACGCAGCACGTGAAGAACTCGCTGATCGTTCCGATGGGCGCGAAGGGCGCGTTCGTGGTGCGCACCGAGACGACGCCCGACGCGGTCCGTGCGGCGTACACGAGTTTCATCGACGGACTGCTCGACGTCACCGACGACATCGTCGACGGCGAGGTGGTCCACCCCCGCGACACGGTGATCTACGACGACGCCGACCCGTATCTGGTGGTGGCCGCCGACAAGGGCACGGCCCGGTTCTCCGACCTGGCCAACAGCATCGCGACGCGTCGCGGCTTCTGGCTCGGCGACGCGTTCGCGTCCGGTGGCTCCGCCGGCTACGACCACAAGGCGATGGGTATCACGGCGCGCGGCGGATGGGTTTCCGTCCGCAGGCATTTCGCGGAGATGGGCAAGAACGTCGACACCGACGCGTTCACGGTGGTCGGCATCGGCGACATGTCCGGCGACGTGTTCGGCAACGGGATGCTGCTCAGCCGCGCCATCCGGCTGGTCGGCGCGTTCGACCACCGGCACATCTTCCTCGATCCCGAACCGGATTCCGAGGCGTCCTACCGGGAGCGCGAGCGCCTCGCCTCCGTGGCGGGCAGCAGCTGGGACGACTACGACCGGAGCCTCGTCTCGGCGGGCGGCGGCGTGTGGCCGCGGACGGCGAAGAAGATCCCGCTGTCGCCGCAGGTGCGGGAACGCCTCGGCGTCACCGCCACCGAACTCCCCCCGCACGAGGTGGTGAAGGCGCTGCTGACCGCGGACGTGGATCTGCTGTGGAACGGCGGAATCGGCACGTACGTCAAGGCTTCGACCGAGGGGCACGCCGACGCCGCGGACCCGGCCAACGACGCCGTCCGGGTGGAGGCGAGCGATGTGCGCGCCGCGGTGATCGGCGAGGGCGGCAACCTCGGCCTCACGCAGCGCGCCCGCATCGAGTACGCGCTGAACGGCGGCCGGATCAACGCCGACTTCATCGACAACGCCACCGGCGTCGCCACGTCGGATCGGGAAGTGAACCTGAAGGTCGCGCTGGACGCGGCCGTGGCGGCGGGCGAACTCCCCGCCGAGGAACGGAACACGCTGCTCGCCCGCGTCCAGGACGAGATCGGCGAATCGGTGCTCGCCGACGCCGCCTCTCAGACCCTCGCCATCAGCCTCGCCGAGGTCCACGCACCGTTCCTGCTCGGACGCCACGAGCGGCTGATCGAGAACCTCGAGCGCGACGCCGGGATCAGCCGCGCCGCGGAGGTGCTGCCATCGGCGGCGGAACTGTCCGCCCGGCACCGCGCGGGCCAGGGACTGGTCCGGCCGGAGATCGCTGTTCTGCTCGCACAGTCGAAGAATCTCGTCGTCACCGAACTGCTCGCCTCCCCCGTGCTCGACGACGCCGTGTTCGACGGTGTTCTCGCCGACTACTTCCCGGCGTCCATCCGCGAACGCGTCCCCCAGCAGATCAGCGGTCACCGGCTCGCCCGGGAGATCGTGGCCGTGATCGTGGCCGGCGACATGATCGACCGTGTCGGCCCCGGCCTGATCCACCGCCTCGAGGAGCGGCTCGGCGTCGGCACCCCCGAGATCACCGTCGCGTACGCGGTGGTGCGGCAGGTGTTCGACATCGACCGCCTGTGGAACGAGGTCCTCACCTTGCCCGGCGCGTCCCACCGGACCCGGCTGAACCTGCACTTCGGCATCCAGGACCTGATCGAACGCACCACGTCGTGGTTGCTGCGGCATCGCACCGCGGGCACGGATGCGCAGCAGCTCATCGAGCGGTTCGCGAAGCCGGTTCAGGAACTCGCGGCGGCACTGCCGCGCCTCACCGGTGCGCCCGCCCAGGACCTGGGCACGCTGCGGATCCTGGCGCAGGGCTTCGCCCTGGAGACCACCGCGCAGTCGCTCGACCTGCCGATCACCCAGGTCGCCGAGACGTATCGCGAATTCGGTCGTGTGGTGGGCCTCGACTGGCTGTCGGAACGGTTCTCCGTCGGCGAGACCGGGACCGCCTACTGGGAGGCGATGGCGGGTGCCGTCCTCGTCGACAACCTGCAGGAGCACTGGCACGGCCTGATCGGACTGGTACTGCGCGACGCCTCGCCCGCGACGTCCGCCGCCGACGCCGTCGCCGGCTGGCTGGCCGAACACACCACCGCCGCGGACCGCTTGGCCCAGATGCTGGGCGAACTGCGGAGCCACGACCGCGTGGACAACTCGAGCATCTGCGTCATCGATGCCGAACTGTCGCTCGCGCTCACCCGCTGCTAA
- a CDS encoding MFS transporter produces the protein MVKHWFLNVCVATALLQAVYHAVRVLVSYRVLALGGDAVTIGVVTALFSLAPLLVAVRIGRAVDRRHAAAVLRTGVVLTSLGVLVIAVSDDLIVLGLGNVILGFGQILVTVAGQGFITLLSPPGQLDRGFAGLTLGVSIGQAVGVPLVGLIAAGSSDGGVVETTLALTVMGVVSLAAIPFAWPIRERPQAAESPSKSDRQSVFSMISTTGMRPAVFSSLIVLASVDVVVAYLPVLGHEFGFSVLLVSLLLTARTAASIVSRAFLPWLLTRVPRQKLLISATLCSALPTALLPFVPHPVWMALLLVVAGFFWGIGQPLTMTWVAGLVTAANRAAALSLRLTGNRLGQVLIPLAAGAAAGVAGTSSIFVITGGLLGTAAVSTWRAVSTC, from the coding sequence GTGGTGAAGCACTGGTTCCTCAACGTCTGCGTTGCCACTGCTCTCCTCCAGGCCGTCTATCACGCTGTCCGCGTTCTCGTCTCCTACCGCGTCCTCGCGCTCGGCGGCGACGCCGTCACGATCGGCGTCGTCACCGCCCTGTTCTCACTGGCACCGCTGCTCGTCGCGGTCCGGATCGGACGCGCCGTGGACCGGCGGCACGCTGCCGCGGTGCTGCGGACCGGCGTGGTGCTGACCTCGCTCGGTGTCCTGGTGATCGCCGTGAGCGACGACCTGATCGTCCTCGGCCTCGGCAACGTGATCCTGGGGTTCGGCCAGATCCTCGTGACCGTCGCCGGGCAGGGGTTCATCACGCTCCTCTCCCCGCCCGGTCAGCTGGACCGGGGTTTTGCCGGATTGACGCTCGGCGTCTCGATCGGCCAGGCCGTCGGTGTTCCGCTGGTCGGACTGATCGCGGCGGGAAGCTCGGACGGCGGCGTCGTCGAAACCACTCTGGCGCTGACGGTGATGGGTGTGGTGTCGCTGGCCGCGATCCCGTTCGCCTGGCCGATACGCGAACGCCCGCAAGCGGCGGAGTCGCCGTCGAAAAGCGACCGGCAGTCCGTGTTCAGCATGATCTCGACGACCGGGATGCGGCCGGCCGTGTTCAGCAGTCTGATCGTGCTGGCGTCGGTCGACGTCGTCGTCGCGTACCTCCCCGTCCTCGGGCACGAGTTCGGTTTCAGCGTCCTCTTGGTGTCGCTGTTGCTGACCGCGCGGACCGCGGCGTCGATCGTGTCGCGCGCGTTCCTGCCGTGGCTGCTCACCCGAGTGCCGCGGCAGAAGCTGCTGATCTCCGCCACGCTGTGCTCGGCGCTGCCCACCGCCCTGCTGCCGTTCGTGCCCCACCCGGTCTGGATGGCCCTGCTCCTCGTCGTGGCCGGATTCTTCTGGGGCATCGGTCAACCACTGACGATGACGTGGGTGGCCGGGCTCGTCACCGCCGCCAACCGGGCCGCCGCGTTGTCGCTGCGCCTGACCGGCAACCGGCTCGGGCAGGTACTGATTCCGCTGGCCGCAGGCGCCGCGGCGGGGGTCGCGGGTACGTCGTCGATCTTCGTGATCACCGGCGGACTGCTCGGCACCGCAGCGGTCTCCACCTGGCGAGCCGTGAGTACTTGTTAA
- a CDS encoding AEC family transporter yields MSGVVAGFTVIFVIIAIGYLLGRRGTLGAEGETVLGRLVFFVATPALLFDSLASSDLSVIFSPTLAVAAVTALTVGALYMVIARVWLRRSLPELTIGALSASYVNSANLGIPIAVFVLGDASFVAPLLLFQIIAYSPIALTILDVTTLRRGASRLDTITAPFKNPIVVAGAAGLLIALLGWTPPEALMQPFRLLGGASVPGALLAFGISLYGVRVLEKGTSPRRDVALASVLKIVVQPVLAYLMARFLLGLDGHELFAIVVVATLPTAQNVFVYASRYGVGTVLARDTAFVTTLAAIPGIALVSGLLAG; encoded by the coding sequence GTGTCGGGAGTTGTTGCGGGATTCACCGTCATATTCGTGATCATTGCGATCGGCTACCTGCTCGGCCGTCGCGGGACGCTGGGTGCGGAGGGCGAAACCGTCCTGGGCAGGCTGGTGTTCTTCGTCGCCACACCGGCGCTGCTGTTCGATTCGCTCGCATCGTCCGACCTCTCGGTGATCTTCTCGCCCACTCTGGCCGTCGCGGCTGTCACGGCATTGACGGTCGGCGCACTGTACATGGTCATTGCGAGAGTGTGGCTACGCAGGTCCCTTCCGGAACTGACGATCGGCGCCCTGTCGGCGTCCTACGTGAACTCCGCGAATCTCGGCATACCCATCGCCGTGTTCGTGCTGGGGGACGCGTCGTTCGTGGCGCCGCTGCTGCTGTTCCAGATCATCGCGTACTCCCCCATCGCCCTCACCATCCTCGACGTCACCACGCTCCGACGCGGCGCGTCGCGACTCGACACGATCACCGCGCCGTTCAAGAACCCGATCGTCGTGGCGGGGGCCGCGGGACTGCTGATCGCACTCCTCGGCTGGACACCCCCGGAAGCCCTGATGCAGCCGTTCCGGCTCCTAGGCGGCGCGTCGGTGCCGGGCGCGCTGCTCGCGTTCGGCATTTCGCTGTACGGGGTGCGGGTGCTGGAGAAGGGGACGAGCCCGCGACGCGACGTCGCGCTGGCGTCGGTGCTCAAGATCGTCGTGCAACCGGTGCTGGCCTACCTGATGGCGCGCTTCCTGCTCGGGCTCGACGGCCACGAACTGTTCGCCATCGTGGTGGTGGCGACACTGCCGACGGCCCAGAACGTCTTCGTCTACGCCAGCCGGTACGGGGTGGGAACGGTGCTGGCGCGAGACACGGCCTTCGTCACCACTCTGGCCGCGATTCCGGGGATTGCGCTGGTCTCCGGCCTGCTCGCGGGATGA
- a CDS encoding serine hydrolase domain-containing protein, translated as MLRRTTVLCALFCAWTLAWGAAPVASALAPPSSGDPNLIALAGQVLGRSYRENASVAYIDASGARFANFGATEDTDFEIGSVTKTFTAELFVDAVARGEVREDTKVGDLLPLQGAPVGDVTLLELASHTSGLAQFPMSTDTVVAVGHWVVASNPFTYDRDTLLQQLQSAPLTTRGTYSYSTVGFALLGQALAAAAHTDYPSLLRERMLVPLGLSQSWMPLTAADLPPNVTRGFDVLHRSQDPWPLDAYAPAGGLRSTANDMSAYVRALLDGTVPGAAAMDPRWIGDNFRALSWSIVPFEGREYTLHGGATGGFQCTVVLDRENDRGLVILTDTIGGLEQQGLEILAHTPM; from the coding sequence ATGCTGCGTCGAACGACCGTCCTCTGTGCGCTGTTCTGCGCGTGGACCCTCGCCTGGGGCGCGGCTCCCGTGGCGTCGGCGCTGGCCCCGCCGTCGAGCGGGGATCCGAACCTGATCGCGCTCGCCGGGCAGGTGCTCGGGCGCAGCTACCGCGAGAACGCGAGCGTCGCGTACATCGACGCGTCCGGCGCCCGGTTCGCGAATTTCGGGGCCACCGAGGACACCGACTTCGAGATCGGTTCCGTCACCAAGACATTCACCGCGGAATTGTTCGTCGACGCCGTCGCCCGGGGTGAGGTGCGCGAGGACACGAAGGTCGGAGATTTGTTGCCGTTGCAGGGCGCACCGGTCGGCGACGTGACGCTGCTCGAGCTGGCGTCCCACACGTCCGGGCTGGCGCAGTTCCCGATGAGCACCGACACCGTGGTGGCCGTCGGGCACTGGGTGGTCGCGTCCAACCCGTTCACCTACGACCGGGACACCCTGCTGCAGCAGCTGCAGTCGGCGCCGCTCACGACCCGCGGCACGTACTCGTACTCGACCGTCGGCTTCGCGCTGCTCGGTCAGGCGCTGGCCGCGGCCGCGCACACCGACTACCCGTCGCTGCTCCGCGAGCGCATGCTCGTCCCCCTCGGACTGTCGCAGTCGTGGATGCCGCTCACCGCCGCCGACCTGCCCCCGAATGTCACCCGAGGATTCGACGTCCTGCACCGGTCGCAGGACCCGTGGCCGTTGGATGCCTACGCCCCGGCCGGCGGGTTGCGGTCCACGGCGAACGACATGTCGGCGTACGTCCGTGCACTCCTCGACGGGACGGTCCCCGGCGCCGCGGCCATGGACCCGCGGTGGATCGGTGACAACTTCCGCGCGCTGTCGTGGTCGATCGTCCCGTTCGAAGGTCGCGAGTACACGCTGCACGGTGGCGCGACCGGTGGTTTCCAGTGCACCGTCGTGCTCGACCGCGAGAACGACCGCGGGCTCGTCATCCTCACCGACACCATCGGCGGTCTCGAGCAGCAGGGTCTGGAGATCCTCGCCCACACCCCGATGTGA
- a CDS encoding DUF6153 family protein has translation METATGRTRTVAARAALLIAVAAGVLLMHSLIAPTAIAAAHGQPSVTASHAEDPHGCGGDGCEQPHLTGHQCAGVIVVIAALTSVMLLWWHSVDPAARRSRVSADRVQSGRGPPPWTVLSLAELSILRV, from the coding sequence GTGGAGACGGCAACCGGGCGGACGCGCACAGTCGCGGCGCGTGCCGCGCTGCTGATCGCCGTCGCCGCCGGGGTGCTCCTCATGCACAGCCTGATCGCGCCGACCGCGATCGCCGCGGCGCACGGGCAGCCCTCGGTCACCGCGTCCCACGCCGAAGACCCCCACGGTTGCGGCGGGGACGGCTGCGAGCAACCCCATCTCACCGGACATCAGTGTGCCGGCGTGATCGTGGTGATCGCCGCGCTGACGTCGGTGATGTTGCTGTGGTGGCATTCCGTGGATCCCGCCGCGCGACGGTCGCGGGTGAGCGCCGACCGTGTGCAGTCGGGGCGCGGACCACCACCGTGGACGGTGCTTTCTTTGGCGGAACTCTCGATTCTGCGGGTGTGA
- a CDS encoding DUF305 domain-containing protein produces MRTTITALIAAAAGAALVLAGCGTDSAGTSSTSGASTSAVESQAQFNDADVAFLEGMYPHHAQAVEMADMVAGHTDNADVVALAAAIKSAQQPEMDRMTTWLQQWGRPVPTFDMSGMHGMNHGDGMMSADQMDALTALTGTEFDRQWLTMMIEHHEGAIDMANTELADGENPEVKQMATGIVTAQQKEIADMQAELG; encoded by the coding sequence ATGCGCACCACCATCACTGCCCTGATCGCCGCCGCGGCAGGCGCGGCTCTCGTCCTGGCCGGCTGCGGCACCGACTCGGCAGGCACCTCGTCGACGTCCGGCGCCTCGACGTCCGCCGTCGAATCGCAGGCACAGTTCAACGACGCCGACGTCGCGTTTCTGGAAGGCATGTACCCGCATCACGCGCAGGCGGTGGAGATGGCCGACATGGTCGCCGGCCACACCGACAACGCCGACGTGGTCGCTCTGGCCGCCGCGATCAAGTCGGCGCAGCAACCGGAGATGGACCGGATGACCACCTGGCTCCAGCAGTGGGGGCGACCGGTTCCGACGTTCGACATGTCCGGCATGCACGGCATGAACCACGGCGACGGAATGATGTCGGCCGATCAGATGGACGCCCTGACGGCACTGACGGGCACGGAATTCGACCGGCAATGGCTGACCATGATGATCGAGCACCACGAGGGCGCGATCGACATGGCGAACACCGAACTGGCCGACGGTGAGAACCCGGAGGTCAAGCAGATGGCCACCGGCATCGTGACCGCCCAGCAGAAGGAGATCGCCGACATGCAGGCCGAGCTCGGCTGA
- the rpsR gene encoding 30S ribosomal protein S18 → MAVKRAPSKKPRPVEGRKPKKNPLFAAKIEHVDYKDINLLRTFISDRGKIRSRRVTGLTPQQQRQVAVAVKNAREMALLPFTSR, encoded by the coding sequence ATGGCAGTCAAGAGAGCACCGTCGAAGAAGCCGCGTCCCGTCGAGGGCCGCAAGCCCAAGAAGAACCCGTTGTTCGCGGCCAAGATCGAGCACGTCGATTACAAGGACATCAACCTCCTCCGCACGTTCATCTCGGACCGCGGCAAGATCCGTAGCCGCCGCGTCACGGGCCTGACCCCGCAGCAGCAGCGTCAGGTTGCCGTCGCCGTCAAGAACGCTCGCGAGATGGCTCTGCTGCCCTTCACGAGCCGGTAA
- the rpsN gene encoding 30S ribosomal protein S14, which translates to MAKKSKIAKNEQRKIVVARWAERRTELKETIRRPSSSEDERAEARAALQRLPRDASPVRLRNRDAADGRPRGHLRKFGLSRVRVREMAHRGELPGVHKSSW; encoded by the coding sequence ATGGCGAAGAAGTCGAAGATCGCGAAGAACGAGCAGCGCAAGATCGTCGTGGCACGCTGGGCCGAGCGCCGCACAGAGCTGAAGGAGACCATCCGCCGTCCGTCGAGCAGCGAAGACGAGCGCGCGGAGGCCCGGGCGGCACTGCAGCGTCTGCCCCGCGACGCGAGTCCGGTACGATTGCGCAATCGAGACGCTGCGGATGGACGTCCGCGCGGCCACCTGAGGAAGTTCGGGCTCTCTCGCGTGCGTGTTCGCGAGATGGCGCACCGCGGGGAGCTGCCAGGCGTCCACAAGTCGAGCTGGTAA
- the rpmG gene encoding 50S ribosomal protein L33, with amino-acid sequence MAARNEIRPIVKLKSTAGTGYTYVTRKNRRNDPDRLVMKKYDPVGRKHVDFREEK; translated from the coding sequence ATGGCCGCCCGCAACGAGATCCGCCCGATCGTGAAGCTGAAGTCGACGGCAGGCACCGGATACACGTACGTGACCCGCAAGAACCGCCGCAACGACCCCGATCGTCTCGTGATGAAGAAGTACGACCCTGTCGGGCGGAAGCACGTCGATTTCCGAGAAGAGAAGTAG
- the rpmB gene encoding 50S ribosomal protein L28 codes for MSAHCQVTGRQPGFGKSVSHSHKRTNRRWDPNIQKKTYFLPSEGRRVTLTLSAKGIKTIDRDGIEAVVARIRARGGKI; via the coding sequence ATGTCGGCGCACTGCCAGGTGACCGGACGCCAGCCAGGATTCGGCAAGTCCGTATCGCACTCCCACAAGCGCACCAACCGGCGCTGGGATCCGAACATCCAGAAGAAGACATACTTCCTGCCCAGCGAGGGCAGGCGAGTCACCCTCACGCTCTCCGCCAAGGGCATCAAGACCATCGACCGGGACGGCATCGAGGCCGTCGTCGCCCGGATCCGCGCCCGCGGGGGAAAGATCTGA